GCTCAACGCTTCATCGCCTCCCATAGCCGGGCCACAGAGTCCAAGATTTCCAGGGGTGATATAAGCCCCCTCAGCCATCAAAACCGCCCGATTCATTCGATTTTCCAATTCCCGCACATTCCCGGGCCACCCATACGCCTGTAAGGTCACGATCGCCTCAGGAGAAAACCCCTTCAGCGGTTTGCGTTGCTCCGTTGCAAATCGCATCATGAATCGGCGTGCGAGCAGAGCAATGTCGGCACCGCGTTCATTCAGCTGAGGCACCGCAATTTCGATCACGCAAAGGCGATAGAACAGGTCTTCCCGAAACCGCCCCTCCTCAATGGCCTTGTGAAGGTCAGCATTGGTAGCCGCAAGGATCCGGACGTCGACGGAAATCGCATCCTTCCCACCAAGCCGCTGTACTTTATGATCCTGCAAAAACCGCAAGAGCTTGACCTGTAAGCCAAGGGGAATATCACCGATCTCATCCAAAAAGAGCGTGCCACCATCCGCATACTCAATTCGCCCTTTCTTTTGTTGAGCCGCTCCGGTAAAGGCTCCCTTTTCATAGCCGAACAGCTCGCTCTCCAGGAGGTTGTCGGGGATGGCGCCGCAGTTGATAGCCACAAAAGGCTGTTCGCGACGCGTACTCTGGCGATGAATCGCCTGTGCCACCAGCTCTTTGCCGGTGCCACTGTCCCCCATGATCAACACGGGCATGGCGGTTGGGCCAACCTGACGAATCGATTGAAAGACCTCCTGCATCGGCTCACTCACCCCCACTATCCCTTCAAACTCTTCCCCTTCCACCGACGCATAATGCGCGCGGCGGTCTTGCTCCACACCATAGCGATACAGCGCCCGCTGCAGCACCACCCGTAAGACATCAAGTTGAATCGGCTTCTCAATGAAATCATACGCACCGCTTTCAATGGCCGTCACAGCATTCGCACGATCACTGTTACCGGTCACGACAATGATCTTGGCTAATGGATTCAGGTTCAGAACTTCACGCAAAATGGCCAATCCTTCCGAGGCCCCATCCACATCCGGAGGCAGACCAAGATCCAAGAGGACCACCGGCGGCATCGCCGATCGGATCTGCGTCACCGCGGTTGCGCGGTCCTCTGCCTGAAGCACCTGGTAGTCGGACATCAGCGCCCATTTCATCTGGTCACGAATATCAGAATCGTCATCGACAACTAAAATGGTGGAGAGTGTGCTCATAGCAGTATGCGGCTCCATCTGAATATTATGACGAAACAACCGATTGCCCTCGAGTATTGGAGGACTGTGCCATGGACAGGGATGGGAGAGGAAGTTCGATTCGCACGGTAGTTCCCTGTCCCACAGCACTCCGAATCTGAATCATGCCGCCATAGCCCTCGACGATTCGCCGACAGTGATACAACCCGATCCCAAGACCGCCTGGCCGACTCGATTGCACCGGACGAAACATTGATCGCAGTCTCTCCGGTGCAATACCACATCCGGTGTCTTCGACCGTCAGCACAACAGCCCTCTTGAGGTGCATGAGCGCGATTCGAATCTCTCCCTCTTCACCGACGGCTTGCTTGGCATTCAACAGGACGTTGAGCAACACTTGTTGGATCTCTTCTCGGACGATCATGATCGGTGGAACTGCTTCCACCGTGATCCGCCAGCACTGCCTCCTCTCCCTCAAGGAAGCGACGATGTCTTCAATCATCGGGAGCATATCCACCGGCTCCGGTGCGGCGATGGTAGGTGCCTGGAATGCTTTGAGTGAGAGCTTCGACATCAGTGCTGTCATTTTCTTCGCGGTATCACTCACGGTCTTCATGGCGGACACCTGAAACGCAGGATCCTGACCATGCAGATCGGCGTTCTGTGCGACCAAGGACAGACGAGCCGCTAGATTCTTCAAGTCATGCAGACAGAACGCAGAAAACCGATGCAGCGCTTCCAGCTCAGCCGAACCCTGGCGCTCCTCCGCCAACCGTGCATGGGCCAACAACACCCCGGCATGATGTGCCATGGCCCTCAATAAATCATGATCATCCTGCCCATACGGTACCCCAGCCACATCCCCGCTCAGGGCAATAAAACCGATTAGTTCTGACTCAGAGCGAATCGGCACACACAAGACCGCACCGGTCGCCTTTACGAACGGATCTTGCGGCAACAATTCGACCATGTCCACAGCCAACGGCCTATCTGTCTCTGCCAGAGAGCGAATCAAACAATGAAAGACTTCTAGCGGTTCAGGTGGAGACTCGGTGTTCGTAGACCGCACTTGATGAAATCGTCCTTCCGCCTCAATGTTGTGCCAGAGTGAAATTCGACCTGCAGAAAATGTGCGGCTCAGCAGCCCCAGCAGCCCATCCCAAATCGCATCTACGGAATCTCTGCCCCGAAACACTTCCGTGACTTCCAGCCACTGCGCCCGGTAATCATACTTCGACCGGTAAAAATTGCGCGTCACAGTGGTCCGCAACGCTGTCCTGGTACTGCGAGACAGCACCAATATCGCCAATGCTATCAAGGCCAACAACACAAAGAGCACGCTCAAGGCGACTCCGAACGATACCCCCATGGAGCGGACAACTTGACTGACGACACCAACGCCAAACAAGTACAGTCCTACCACGAGAAATGTCAGTGACCCGGACAGCACTTTCGGCGAGATATAGATCCGTTCCGTAAACGACTGAAACCTCGCTCGCATGAATCCATAGGCCATGAGGCCTAGCACCATAAGAATCGCAAGCCCATGTGTGGCAGCATCAAGCCGCTGTCCCTGCGGAAAGACTGTTTGGCTCAATGCAAAAATCCGGAATCCGGCCAACGCAACCAACCCAACCAGCACAAACTTCAGTTGATAGAGGAAGGGGTCTTTCAACGTGCGTAGAAGCCCTTCGATGTAGGCAATGCTCACGACATACATGATGATGAGGAACAGGTAGGTGATATTTCCACTCAGCCCCACTTCATTCCCGAGCCTGTCCCTGGATGCATCGACATCCAACATCGCCACGACAACCCATATGCCCAAACCAACAGACGCAGCAGTTGAGAGGTATTGCAGCCAACGAGTGCGAGTTACATCTTCGTCCAGCCCCAGGTCGAACGCGGTCGCCGCATG
Above is a window of Candidatus Nitrospira nitrosa DNA encoding:
- the prsR gene encoding PEP-CTERM-box response regulator transcription factor, which produces MSTLSTILVVDDDSDIRDQMKWALMSDYQVLQAEDRATAVTQIRSAMPPVVLLDLGLPPDVDGASEGLAILREVLNLNPLAKIIVVTGNSDRANAVTAIESGAYDFIEKPIQLDVLRVVLQRALYRYGVEQDRRAHYASVEGEEFEGIVGVSEPMQEVFQSIRQVGPTAMPVLIMGDSGTGKELVAQAIHRQSTRREQPFVAINCGAIPDNLLESELFGYEKGAFTGAAQQKKGRIEYADGGTLFLDEIGDIPLGLQVKLLRFLQDHKVQRLGGKDAISVDVRILAATNADLHKAIEEGRFREDLFYRLCVIEIAVPQLNERGADIALLARRFMMRFATEQRKPLKGFSPEAIVTLQAYGWPGNVRELENRMNRAVLMAEGAYITPGNLGLCGPAMGGDEALSLKTSRQRHEKDLVRLALDKHEGNVSKTAAELGISRPTLYQLLDRYGLKKTKAEGQTENA
- the prsK gene encoding XrtA/PEP-CTERM system histidine kinase PrsK, which translates into the protein MIDIIVLLAVATCLALTLTTVLKGWASRFHRSVAGVLLGTAGVCVGEWLVSVPEAVPGLGSVLCFLSELLLVVMLFHAATAFDLGLDEDVTRTRWLQYLSTAASVGLGIWVVVAMLDVDASRDRLGNEVGLSGNITYLFLIIMYVVSIAYIEGLLRTLKDPFLYQLKFVLVGLVALAGFRIFALSQTVFPQGQRLDAATHGLAILMVLGLMAYGFMRARFQSFTERIYISPKVLSGSLTFLVVGLYLFGVGVVSQVVRSMGVSFGVALSVLFVLLALIALAILVLSRSTRTALRTTVTRNFYRSKYDYRAQWLEVTEVFRGRDSVDAIWDGLLGLLSRTFSAGRISLWHNIEAEGRFHQVRSTNTESPPEPLEVFHCLIRSLAETDRPLAVDMVELLPQDPFVKATGAVLCVPIRSESELIGFIALSGDVAGVPYGQDDHDLLRAMAHHAGVLLAHARLAEERQGSAELEALHRFSAFCLHDLKNLAARLSLVAQNADLHGQDPAFQVSAMKTVSDTAKKMTALMSKLSLKAFQAPTIAAPEPVDMLPMIEDIVASLRERRQCWRITVEAVPPIMIVREEIQQVLLNVLLNAKQAVGEEGEIRIALMHLKRAVVLTVEDTGCGIAPERLRSMFRPVQSSRPGGLGIGLYHCRRIVEGYGGMIQIRSAVGQGTTVRIELPLPSLSMAQSSNTRGQSVVSS